From one Mesoplodon densirostris isolate mMesDen1 chromosome 19, mMesDen1 primary haplotype, whole genome shotgun sequence genomic stretch:
- the CCDC106 gene encoding coiled-coil domain-containing protein 106 isoform X1: MNERNISRRRTGEELDLAPPLVPQLLPVVPALSSPGLRGWGLVHGSLGLPWGDPGLSFPVKKDNEAFEISIPFDETPHLDPQIFYSLSPSQGNFEEPPEAASPTVALMNGVRAQLHMALERNSWLQKRIEDLEEERDFLRCQLDKFISSARMDAEDHCRLKPGPRRAEGDGRGGAGGEASDPESAASSLSGASARGSNGERKRQQQKGGTGRRRFGKPKARERQRVKDADGVLCRYKKILGTFQKLKSMSRAFEHHRVDRNTVALTTPIAELLIVAPEKLAEVGEFDPSKERLLEYSRRCFLALDDETLKKVQALKKSKLLLPITYRFKR, from the exons ATGAATGAGCGCAACATTAGCCGGAGGAGGACAGGTGAGGAACTGGACCTTGCTCCACCCTTGGTCCCACAGCTGCTGCCCGTTGTCCCTGCCCTTTCCTCTCCAGGGCTGCGTGGTTGGGGGCTGGTCCATGgctccttgggacttccctggggtgaCCCCGGCCTCTCTTTTCCAGTGAAGAAGGACAACGAGGCCTTCGAGATTTCCATCCCCTTCGACGAGACGCCCCACCTAGACCCACAGATCTTTTACAGTCTGAGCCCCTCTCAGGGAAACTTCGAGG AGCCTCCGGAGGCTGCGTCCCCGACTGTGGCCCTGATGAACGGTGTCAGGGCCCAGCTGCACATGGCCCTGGAGAGGAACTCATGGCTGCAGAAGCGCATTGAGGacctggaggaggagagggacTTCTTGCGGTGTCAGCTGGACAAGTTCATCTCCTCTGCCCGCATGGATGCAG AGGACCACTGCCGGCTGAAGCCTGGGCCCCGGCGGGCTGAGGGGGACGGCagaggcggggctgggggcgAGGCCTCAGACCCCGAGTCGGCTGCCTCGTCACTCAGCGGAGCGTCTGCACGAGGCAGTAACGGGGAGAGGAAGCGGCAGCAACAGAAAGGGGGCACCGGCCGGAGGCGCTTCGGGAAGCCCAAGGCCCGGGAGAGGCAGCGGG TGAAGGACGCCGACGGCGTGCTCTGCCGCTACAAGAAGATCCTGGGCACCTTCCAGAAGCTGAAGAGCATGTCTCGGGCCTTCGAGCACCACCGAGTGGACCGCAACACGGTGGCGCTCACCACGCCCATCGCGGAGTTGCTCATCGTGGCCCCCGAGAAGCTGGCGGAGGTGGGCGAGTTCGACCCCTCCAAGGAGCGTCTGCTCGAGTACTCGCGCCGCTGCTTCCTGGCCCTGGACGATGAGACCCTCAAGAAGGTGCAGGCCCTCAAGAAGAGCAAGCTGCTGCTTCCCATCACTTACCGCTTCAAGCGGTGA
- the CCDC106 gene encoding coiled-coil domain-containing protein 106 isoform X2, whose protein sequence is MNERNISRRRTVKKDNEAFEISIPFDETPHLDPQIFYSLSPSQGNFEEPPEAASPTVALMNGVRAQLHMALERNSWLQKRIEDLEEERDFLRCQLDKFISSARMDAEDHCRLKPGPRRAEGDGRGGAGGEASDPESAASSLSGASARGSNGERKRQQQKGGTGRRRFGKPKARERQRVKDADGVLCRYKKILGTFQKLKSMSRAFEHHRVDRNTVALTTPIAELLIVAPEKLAEVGEFDPSKERLLEYSRRCFLALDDETLKKVQALKKSKLLLPITYRFKR, encoded by the exons ATGAATGAGCGCAACATTAGCCGGAGGAGGACAG TGAAGAAGGACAACGAGGCCTTCGAGATTTCCATCCCCTTCGACGAGACGCCCCACCTAGACCCACAGATCTTTTACAGTCTGAGCCCCTCTCAGGGAAACTTCGAGG AGCCTCCGGAGGCTGCGTCCCCGACTGTGGCCCTGATGAACGGTGTCAGGGCCCAGCTGCACATGGCCCTGGAGAGGAACTCATGGCTGCAGAAGCGCATTGAGGacctggaggaggagagggacTTCTTGCGGTGTCAGCTGGACAAGTTCATCTCCTCTGCCCGCATGGATGCAG AGGACCACTGCCGGCTGAAGCCTGGGCCCCGGCGGGCTGAGGGGGACGGCagaggcggggctgggggcgAGGCCTCAGACCCCGAGTCGGCTGCCTCGTCACTCAGCGGAGCGTCTGCACGAGGCAGTAACGGGGAGAGGAAGCGGCAGCAACAGAAAGGGGGCACCGGCCGGAGGCGCTTCGGGAAGCCCAAGGCCCGGGAGAGGCAGCGGG TGAAGGACGCCGACGGCGTGCTCTGCCGCTACAAGAAGATCCTGGGCACCTTCCAGAAGCTGAAGAGCATGTCTCGGGCCTTCGAGCACCACCGAGTGGACCGCAACACGGTGGCGCTCACCACGCCCATCGCGGAGTTGCTCATCGTGGCCCCCGAGAAGCTGGCGGAGGTGGGCGAGTTCGACCCCTCCAAGGAGCGTCTGCTCGAGTACTCGCGCCGCTGCTTCCTGGCCCTGGACGATGAGACCCTCAAGAAGGTGCAGGCCCTCAAGAAGAGCAAGCTGCTGCTTCCCATCACTTACCGCTTCAAGCGGTGA